One genomic region from Leptospiraceae bacterium encodes:
- a CDS encoding methyltransferase domain-containing protein, protein MSHEFWDKVYDSETYIYGTEVNDYIKEKFKVFPKNAELLEIACGEGRNACYLADYGMKVTAIDISGKGISKLNKLAEEKNLLITGIEADFLTYPFEKKFDVILCTFFHLPKEERTFFYNKVKSILKTGGFFLAEWFHPDQRKKGYNSGGPPDPALMLTVEELNRTFLDYEILHLEKKERELQEGTHHRGKASVVQFLSRKV, encoded by the coding sequence ATGAGCCATGAATTTTGGGATAAAGTCTATGATTCCGAAACCTACATTTACGGAACCGAGGTAAATGATTATATAAAAGAAAAATTCAAAGTTTTTCCAAAAAATGCTGAGTTACTGGAAATTGCCTGTGGAGAGGGTCGTAATGCCTGTTATCTCGCAGATTATGGCATGAAAGTAACCGCTATCGATATTTCCGGAAAGGGGATTTCCAAACTTAATAAACTGGCCGAAGAAAAAAACCTCTTGATTACAGGTATAGAGGCAGATTTCCTGACATATCCTTTTGAAAAAAAATTTGATGTAATCCTTTGCACGTTTTTCCATCTACCCAAAGAAGAACGAACCTTTTTTTATAATAAAGTTAAATCTATCCTAAAAACCGGAGGCTTCTTTCTGGCAGAGTGGTTTCACCCTGATCAAAGAAAGAAAGGATACAACAGCGGAGGTCCTCCTGATCCGGCTTTGATGCTTACTGTTGAAGAATTAAACAGGACTTTTCTGGATTATGAAATTCTTCACCTCGAAAAAAAAGAAAGAGAATTGCAGGAAGGAACCCATCACAGGGGAAAAGCCTCGGTTGTACAATTCCTTTCAAGAAAAGTTTAA
- a CDS encoding ParA family protein, which produces MRKFIINNHKGGSCKTTSAVNLGAALAEKGKKVLLIDLDPQGSASIWFGQKRIQKGESLFSQDAEPGLVDRITIPTETENLFLIPNISIKERNNKDTKQSASRGNVLKTRLKELEESRYDFIFFDCAPGLNLVTLNALAAADELLIPIAANYLVLNGVISLLETIKTVKVKLNPNLHISGVLPSRVDAKVKHTLEILDLLIEKFGSLVYQTYIREDIKLAECPSFAKTIFQYDSKSMGAEDFSALADEILDR; this is translated from the coding sequence ATGAGAAAATTTATTATAAATAACCATAAAGGCGGAAGTTGTAAAACAACATCAGCTGTAAATTTAGGAGCAGCACTGGCAGAAAAGGGGAAAAAAGTCTTACTCATAGACCTCGACCCGCAGGGTTCAGCTTCTATCTGGTTCGGACAAAAGCGAATTCAAAAAGGAGAAAGCCTTTTCTCTCAGGATGCCGAACCCGGTCTTGTCGACAGAATTACGATCCCTACAGAAACAGAAAATTTGTTTCTCATTCCCAATATTAGCATTAAAGAAAGAAACAATAAAGACACGAAACAATCGGCATCCAGAGGCAATGTTTTAAAAACTCGATTGAAAGAGTTAGAAGAGAGCCGCTATGATTTTATCTTTTTTGACTGCGCTCCGGGCCTAAACCTTGTTACTCTTAATGCACTCGCAGCTGCTGATGAACTTCTCATCCCGATTGCAGCCAATTATCTGGTTTTGAATGGTGTTATTAGCCTTTTAGAAACAATAAAAACAGTGAAAGTTAAATTAAACCCAAACCTGCATATCTCCGGTGTCCTTCCTTCGAGAGTAGATGCGAAAGTAAAGCATACCCTTGAAATTTTAGATTTGTTAATAGAGAAATTTGGAAGTCTGGTTTATCAGACCTATATTCGGGAAGATATTAAGCTTGCTGAATGTCCCTCATTTGCAAAGACAATCTTTCAATATGATAGTAAAAGCATGGGTGCAGAAGACTTCAGTGCCCTTGCTGATGAAATTTTGGATAGGTGA
- a CDS encoding chemotaxis protein CheW: protein MEILKNFIQQTRSDLERIRKNVQALETGQEPVQPMATVYKILHIIQGTSSLYGLKSLEELTGNAKNKTREIQNGSGDLSEGIKLLNSYIEHVSESLALLEETGEEAQTSLETGHSHFEKETEFENSPHPEESQLQQIADLVCELALVKNEIFKYKNTIEENEFQRNLNFLGSLSNQILKKLKKVNISPSNFSVTEALVLQSGKNIYAIPLKNTTEILLFHQGKKEKWINSFPGNARFLHHQKDYPLFSLEEILSGNPQNTTDELLQNETSINLVLLNYAGKELALIPEKILDIDYLVVKAPGKVLEGLSLFTGASTTPGGNIVFVINPEFIETYGSEIKKPEIYQTTSKEKTNQELESLLLFETEGKHFAIHTGIIQLVQKIHSDILHLEANPPLIEIRGKEIGLVPLPETIFSPQKEKGSEGYVIVFHKDESLKGIIADNILGTTEEYQVAKVDSNSAPESNHFSILGKSTIKEKDTLLLGI, encoded by the coding sequence ATGGAAATACTTAAAAACTTCATTCAACAAACTCGGAGCGATCTGGAACGGATCAGGAAAAATGTTCAGGCTCTTGAAACAGGGCAGGAACCCGTCCAACCTATGGCTACCGTTTATAAAATTTTGCATATAATCCAGGGAACCAGTAGCCTTTACGGCCTAAAATCCCTCGAAGAACTCACAGGTAATGCAAAAAATAAAACACGTGAGATTCAAAACGGTTCCGGAGATTTATCCGAAGGTATCAAACTGCTAAATTCCTATATAGAACATGTTTCAGAAAGTCTGGCTCTTTTGGAAGAAACGGGAGAAGAGGCCCAGACAAGCCTGGAAACGGGACACAGTCATTTTGAAAAAGAAACAGAATTCGAGAACTCACCTCATCCGGAAGAATCCCAACTCCAACAAATTGCCGATCTGGTTTGTGAATTGGCCCTGGTTAAAAATGAAATTTTTAAATACAAAAATACAATTGAGGAAAATGAATTCCAGAGAAACCTAAACTTTCTGGGTAGCCTTTCCAACCAGATACTAAAAAAATTAAAAAAAGTTAATATTTCTCCTTCCAATTTCAGCGTAACGGAAGCTCTTGTTCTTCAATCCGGAAAAAATATTTATGCAATTCCCCTGAAGAATACCACTGAAATTCTTCTCTTTCACCAGGGAAAAAAAGAAAAATGGATTAACTCCTTTCCCGGAAATGCAAGGTTCTTACACCACCAAAAAGACTATCCCCTCTTCAGCCTGGAAGAAATATTAAGTGGAAATCCGCAAAATACTACTGATGAACTCTTGCAAAATGAAACTTCTATTAATCTGGTCCTCCTAAATTATGCAGGTAAAGAATTGGCCCTTATACCGGAAAAAATCCTGGATATTGACTATCTCGTTGTAAAAGCTCCCGGAAAAGTCTTAGAGGGCCTGAGTCTTTTTACCGGGGCATCCACGACTCCGGGTGGAAATATTGTTTTTGTAATTAATCCCGAGTTCATTGAAACATATGGTTCAGAAATCAAAAAACCGGAAATCTATCAGACAACATCGAAAGAAAAAACAAATCAAGAATTGGAAAGTCTTTTACTATTTGAAACGGAAGGAAAACACTTTGCTATTCATACGGGAATAATACAATTGGTTCAAAAGATTCATTCAGATATATTGCATCTTGAGGCAAACCCTCCCCTTATCGAAATTCGTGGGAAAGAAATAGGCCTGGTTCCTCTTCCGGAAACCATTTTTTCACCTCAAAAAGAAAAAGGTTCTGAGGGATATGTAATAGTTTTTCATAAAGATGAGAGCTTAAAAGGAATTATCGCCGATAATATTCTGGGAACTACAGAAGAGTATCAGGTCGCAAAAGTGGATTCAAATTCAGCCCCCGAAAGCAATCATTTTTCCATTCTGGGGAAATCCACTATAAAAGAAAAGGATACCCTTTTATTGGGTATATAG